The genomic segment GGAGTGCGAAAGACCTACGGCACGAAGGCGTGCGAGGGGGAGTGCATTGTTGCGAAGTGTGGGGCAGAAGCGGGTGACCGGGAGCAGCGAGGACCCCAGGGTCACGGAGTTGCGGACAGCGGTGTCCCGGCTCCGGCGCGAGCTGGCCGGGCATCCCGCGGAGTTCTCCGACCGGGGGATCGCGGAGGAGGAACTGGCCGCGCTGGACGCCATGGCGGTCAGCGGGGTCCCGGAGATTCCCCGGCTCCGCCGTTCCCTGCTGCTGATCGCGGGATCGATCGGATCGGTGAGCGCCCTGGCGCCCGGGCTCCGGGCGGTACGTAACGCGGTGGATCTCTTCGGGGAGCCGCCGCGCGGATGACGCGCCTCGCGGCCCGGGGCGGGTGTCCCGGGACCGCACGAGGGAGGGGCGGCGGGCATCATGCCTGCCGCCCCTCCCTCGCGTCGGTGGTGCGGAGGCTCAACCGCCCGCCGCTAGGCCGTGTCTGACCATTCCCGCCGGGCGGTCGGCGCCCGGCACGGCACCTCGCGGCGTTGTCGGACCGCCCGCGTACATCCAGTACGCGGGCGGTCCTCCGCCTTGCGAGGCACCGCACCGGACACCGCCCGCCGACCCGACGCGCATGGTCAGACACGCCCTGGGCCGTGTCTGACCATTCCCGCCGGGCGGTCGGCGCCCGGCACGGCACCTCGCGGCGTTGTCGGACCGCCCGCGTACATATCCAGTACGCGGGCGGTCCTCCGCCTTGCGAGGCACCGCACCGGACACCGCCCGCCGACCCGACGCGCATGGTCAGACACGCCCTGGGCCGTGTCTGACCATTCCCGCCGGGTGGTCGGCGCCCGGCACGGCACCTCGCGGCGTTGTCGGACCGTCCGAGTACATCCAGTACGCGGGCGGTCCTCCGCCTTGCGAGGCACCGCGCCGGACACCGCCCGCCGATCCGACGCGCATGGTCAGACACGGCCCAGCGCCTTGGAGAGGTCCTTCGCCGTCTGCTGGAGGATCGGGACGATCCGTTCCGTCGCCGCCTCCGTGACCCGTCCGGCCGGGCCCGAGATGGAGATCGCGGCGGCGGTGGGGGAGTCGGGCACGGCGACGGCCAGACACCGCACCCCGATCTCCTGCTCGTTGTCGTCGATGGCGTACCCGGCGTGGCGGACCTGCTCCAGCGCCTCCAGGAAGCCGTCCGGAGTGGTGATCGTCTTCTCGGTGGCGGCGGGCATCCCGGTGCGCGCCAGCAGTGCGCGTACCTCCTCGGGCGACGCGTGCGCCAGCAGCGCCTTGCCGACGCCCGTGGAGTGCGGCAGCACCCGGCGGCCCACCTCGGTGAACATCCGCATCGAGTGCTTCGAGGGCGCCTGCGCGACGTACACCACCTCGTCGCCGTCGAGCAGCGCCATGTTGGCGGTCTCGCCGGTCTCCTCCACCAGGTGCTGGAGGTAGGGCCGCGCCCAGGTGCCGAGCAGCCGGGACGCCGACTCGCCCAGGCGGATGAGCCGGGGGCCCAGGGCGTAGCGGCGGTTGGGCTGCTGGCGTACGTAACCGCAGAGCACCAGGGTGCGCATCAGGCGGTGGATGGTCGGCAGCGGCAGTCCGCTGGTCGTGGAGAGTTCGCTCAGGCCCACCTCGCCCCCGGCGTCCGCCATCCGCTCCAGCAGGTCGAAGGCGCGCTCCAGGGACTGCACCCCACCGCTGGAACCGGCGGTCTTGGAGTCGGAAGTGCTGGCGTCGGACGGCGGCACGTCAACGTTCCTTTCGAAGCGGGAGGCAAGGTAGCAGCGTACCGGGGCGGTCGCGGTCCGCGCACTGCTCGTGGCACGACGTATCTGCCGGTCAGAGGGGTGTTCCCGGCTGCCGCGGACAGGTCCGGGGAGCGTTTGCGGAGTGTCCGTCGCTCGCACGCGCATTCCGAAGTCCGGAAGACCGATTCTGTTTCACGGAAGTTTCCGCGTGTTTTCGCGTGCTCTCCCGGCGGGATCGGCGGGGGGCGCCCCGGCGGCGGAGGGGTCTTGACGGAGGGGAAACCCGCATGAAGACTCCTTCAACAGTTCGTTGAAATCGCTGAGATGTCCCGACGCAAGCGGAGCGAGGAGCACGGGTGTTCGGTGCGGACGTGCGGAAAGACCTGAACGCCGACGGGGACGAGGACGGGCGCACACACACCGGGCTGCTCCTGCGCTCGACCCGTGTCGTCACCCCCACGGGGACCCGCCCCGCCGCGGTCGCGGTCCTCGGCGGGAGGATCGAGTCGGTCCTCCCGTACGACACCCACGTCCCACCGGGCGTCCGGCTGGAGGACCTCGGCGACCGGGCCCTCCTCCCCGGGCTCGTGGACACGCACGTCCACGTCAACGATCCGGGGCGCACCGAGTGGGAGGGGTTCTGGACCGCCACCCGGGCGGCGGCGGCCGGAGGCATCACCACCCTCCTCGACATGCCGCTCAACTCCCTCCCCCCGACCACCACCGTCCAGAACCTGAGGACCAAGCAGCGGGTCGCGGCCCCCAAGGCGCATGTGGACACCGGCTTCTGGGGCGGTGCGATCCCGGCGAACGCCAAGGACCTGCGCGCGCTCCACGAGGCCGGCGTCTTCGGGTTCAAGTGCTTCCTCTCCCCGTCCGGCGTCGAGGAGTTCCCGCACCTGGACCAGGAGGGGCTGGGGCGCTCGCTGGCCGAGATCGCGGGCTTCGGCGGGCTGCTCATCGTCCACGCCGAGGACCCCGGACACCTCGACACCGCCCCGCAACGCAGCGGCCCCGCCTACGCCGACTTCCTCGCCTCGCGCCCCCGGGCCGCCGAGAACGCCGCGATCGAGGGGCTGATCGCCCACGCGAGACGGCTGGACGCCCGCGTCCACGTCCTGCACCTCTCGTCCGGCGACGCGCTGCCGCTGATCGCCGCCGCCCAACGCGAGGGCGTACGCGTCACGGTGGAGTCCTGCCCGCACTTCCTCACCCTCACCGCCGAGGAAGTGCCGGACGGGGCGACCGAGTTCAAATGCTGCCCGCCCATCCGGGAGGCGGCCAACCAGGACGCGCTGTGGCAGGGCCTCGCCGACGGGGTCATCAGCTGCATCGTCTCCGACCACTCGCCGTGCACCACCGACCTCAAGACGCCCGACTTCGCGTCCGCGTGGGGCGGCATCTCCTCCCTCCAGCTGGGGCTGCCAGCCATCTGGACCGAGGCCCGCCGACGCGGCCACTCGCTCGACGACGTGGCGCGCTGGATGTCCACCGGCCCCGCCCTGCTCGCCGGGCTCGACCGGAAGGGCGCCATCGAACCCGGCCGCGACGCCGACTTCGCCGTACTCGACCCCGAGGCCACCTTCACCGTCGACCCGGCAGTGCTCCACCACCGCAACCGGGTCACCGCCTACGCGGGCCGCACCCTCCACGGCGTCGTCACCTCGACCTGGCTGCGCGGCGAACGGATCGTCCACGACGGCGTGTTCACCGAACCCTCCGGCCGCCTCCTCGAAAGGAACCACTGACCATGACGGAGTCCGAGCCGCCGCGCTGGACCGGAGACGCCCTCCCCTACACGGGGGGCGACCCGTACGCCGACTACCGCACCCCGGGCCCCGCCGGATTCCCCTTCGGCCACCTCGTGGACCTCGCCGGACGGCAGCTCGGCGCCGGGGTGATCGCCGCCAACGACGAGTTCTTCGCGGAGCGGGAGAACCTGCTGAAGCCGGGCCCCGCCGTCTTCGACCCCGAACGGTTCGGGCACAAGGGCAAGATCATGGACGGCTGGGAGACCCGCCGCCGACGCGGGGCGAGCGCCGACCGCCCGCACCCCGAGGACGACGACCACGACTGGGCGCTGGTACGGCTCGGCGCCCCCGGCATCGTGAGGGGGCTGGTCGTCGACACCGCCCACTTCCGCGGCAACTACCCCCGCGCCGTCTCCGTGGAGGCCACCGCGCTGCCGGGCTCGCCCTCGCCCGAGGAACTGCTGGCGCCGGACGTGAAGTGGACGACGCTGGTACCCCGTACGGAGATCGCCGGCCACGCCGCCAACGGCTTCACGGTCTCCGCCGAACAGCGCTTCACCCACCTCCGCGTCAACCAGCACCCCGACGGCGGCATCGCCCGGCTGCGAGTCCACGGCGAGGTCGCCCCCGATCCCGCCTGGCTCACCGCGCTCGGCACCTTCGACCTGCTGGCCCTGGAGAACGGCGGCCGGGTCGAGGACGCCTCGGACCGCTTCTACTCCCCGGCCACCAACAGCATCCAGCCCGGCCGCTCCCGGCAGATGGACGACGGCTGGGAGACCCGCCGCCGCCGGGACCGGGGCAACGACTGGATCCGCTACACGCTGCCCGCGCAGGCGGAGATCCGGGCCGTGGAGATCGACACCGCCTACCTCAAGGGCAACGCGGCCGGCTGGGCCACGCTCTCCCTGTGCGACGAGGCGGAGGGGGCGGACGAGGCGTGGACCGAGTTCCTGCCCCGGACCCGCCTCCAGCCCGACACCAACCATCGCTTCGTCCTGGAGACCCCGGTCCGCGCCACCCGGGTGCGCGTCGACATCTTCCCGGACGGCGGGATCTCCCGGCTCCGCCTCTTCGGCTCCCTCACCGGGACCGGAGCGAGCCGGCTGGCGGCCCGTCACCACGAGCTCGGGGGCTGACGCGGGGGCCGCGCGTCACGGAGACGGTGGGCGGTCCGGGGGCGCGGTCCCGAGCGCGGTCACTGCGCCGCGGGGAGGAGGGCGCTTATGGAGGGGTCGATCGTGGCCCCCTTGACGCATTCGTCGTCGAAGGCGGTCAGTTTGAGGGTGCGCCTTTCGGTGGACAGCCATTCCTCCATGACCAGGCTCCAGCCGAGCTTCTTGAAGACCGAATGAGTCATGTAGACCGTGCCGTCCTTGTGCTTCTCCGTCTGCTCGGTCGGGGACTTGGCCCAGCCGCGATCGATCAGTGCGGCCGCCAGGGCGTCCGTGCGCTTGGTGTCCTGGGTCTTGGCCTTCTCGAACGCCCGGTAGCTCACGGAGCACTCCTGCAGCGAGCCGGGCCGGGGCTCCGCTTCCGTTCGGGCCCAGTCCGGATCGTTCGGCGGGGCGCCTACGCCGGCGGTGATCCTGTTGAGCACCACGCGCATCTTCGCCCTGGTGACCGGGCCGGCGTCCTCCACCCCCGGCGCGGCCATGACGTTGGCGGGAACCGCCTCCTCCTTACGGTCGGCTCCGTCGCCGCCGCAACCCGAGACACCCAGCACCACTGCCACCGCACCGGCGGCAGCCCACCCCACTCTGCTCACGTACGTCCCCCCTCATGACACGGGGCCCATCTGCCCCGTGCGTCGGGGAAGTGTGCCACGAGCCACCGACGTTCCGTGGGCCGCCCCCAGCAGGTGAGGGGGGGCGAGAGCCGGCCCGGTGCGCCCGAACGGATCGGTACGGGACGGTATGTCACCCTGGTCGTGGTGCCGTCCGGCCCTCCGGCGCCCGGCGGCGCGTCACCGTACGTCCCGACCAGGAGCAGCCATGATCTTCATCGCCGTCAAGTTCACCGTCCTCGTCGCCGAGCGCGACAACTGGCTCCCCGCGATGGAGGAGTTCACCCTCGCCACCCGCTCCGAGCCGGGGAACCTGTTCTTCGACTGGTCGTACAGCGTGGAGAACCCGAACCAGTTCGTCCTGCTCGAAGCGTTCGCTTCGGCGGAGGCGGGCGAGGCGCACGTGAAGTCCGACCACTTCCAGGCCGCCATCAAGACGATGTCGTCCCTGGTCGCCGAGGTCCCCGAGATCATCAACGTCGAGGTCCCCGGCGAGGGCTGGTCCCGGATGGGCGAGGTCGCGCCGGTCAACCGGTGACGACGACCGGTGACGGGTGACCGGTTGATCGCCGGTGCGGGTACGGGCGCCCGGCGCCCCTGCCGGGGCCGGCCGGCGGGTCAGAACTCCTCGTGGTCGTCCGGGTCGCCGCCGAACCGGTGCTGCTTCCCCGAGCCGATCCGGTCCAGCTGGTCCGGCGTCAGCTCGAAGCCGAACAGGTCCAGGTTCTCCCGCTGCCGCCCCGGGTCGGCCGACTTGGGGATCGGCACCACCCCCAGCTGGGTGTGCCACCGCAGCACCACCTGACCGGGCGTCACCCCGTGCTCGCGGGCGATCGCCACGGTCTCCGGCGCCTCCAGCACCTCGCGGCCCCGCGCCAGCGGACTCCACGCCTCCGTCACGATGCCCTTCGCCGCGTGCACCTCCCTCAACTCGTCCTGGGGGAGCAGCGGATGCAGCTCGATCTGGTTGACCGCGGGCACCACGCCGGTCTCCCGTTCCAGCCGGTCGAGCTGCGCGGGGGTGAAGTTCGAGACGCCGATGGAGCGGACGAGCCCGTCCTCGCGGAGCTTGATCATCGCCTTCCAGGTGTCCACGTACTTGTCCACGCGCGGCAGTGGCCAGTGGATGAGGTAGAGGTCGACGTACTCGACGTCGAGCGCGGCCCGCGACTCCTCGAAGGAGGCCAGCGTCTCCTCGTAGCCGTGGTGACGGCCGGGCACCTTGGTGGTGACGGTGATCTCCTCGCGCGGCACCCCGCTGCGGGCGATGCCGCGGCCGGTGCCGCGCTCGTTGCCGTAGTTCTTCGCCGAGTCGACGAGCCGGTAGCCGAGGCCCAGCGCCCCGGCGACCGCCTTCTCCGCCTCGTCGTCGTCCAGGGGGTACGTGCCGAGACCGACCGCCGGGAGGGTGCGGTGGTCCAGCAGGGGGAGCTGGGGGACGGCGCTCATGATCGTCCTTTCCGTGATCCGTGTGTGGTGATCATCCGTAGGTCCGTGATCCGTAGGTCCGTGATCCGTTTGTCCGCGAACCGGGATCCCGAATCCGTGACCCGTGTCCGTGTCCGTGATCCGTGCGGTCCCGCCAGCGTAGGACGCCCGGTGGCTCCGGGCAGGTCGCGGCGGCGGGGGACCGTGCGGGGCGGGGGAGCGGCGGGCGGGGGCCGGGCGAACGGGTGACCACGGCCCGGCCCAAGACGCGGGTTCCGCGCGGCGGCGGCGGCGGGTAGCGTGAGCCGGTCGGTGTGCGAGCCAGCGAGGTCTCCACGCTTGTTTCCCGTCGTGGAGAACCCGGAAGTACCAGGAGTGCCAGGTGTCCGCTGTCGCCGTGCCCACCGCCGCCCCGTCCCGCCCCGCCTGGGCGACCGACCTGCCCGTCCTGGCGGTCGCCGTCGTCTGGGGAGCGAGCTACCTCGCCGCCAAGGGCATCACCACCCCGGGGACCGTCGTCGCGGTCCTCGTGCTGCGCTTCGCGATCGTGCTGCCCGTGCTGGTCGTCGCCGGAGCGCGCGGGCTGAAGGCGCTGACGGCGGCCCAGTGGCGGGGCGCCGGGCTGCTCGGGCTGGTCCTCAGCGGGATCTTCCTGCTGGAGACGTACGGGATCGTGCACACCTCGGCCACCAACGCCGGGCTCATCATCAGCCTCACCATGATCTTCACCCCGCTCGCGGAGTCGGCCGTCACCCGCACCCGGCCGACCGGCCGCTTCCTCCTCGCCGCCGGGCTCTCCGTCCTGGGCGTGGTGCTGCTGACGCAGGGCGGAGGGTTCACCAGCCCGTCCGGCGGTGATCTGCTGATGCTGCTCGCCGCCCTCGCCCGTACGGTCCACGTCCTCGCGATGGCCCGGATCAAGGCCGTCCAGTCGGCCGACTCGCTCTCCCTGACCACGGTCCAACTGGGCGGCGCGGTCGCCGTCTTCGCCGTGCTCGCCGCCGTGCCCGGGACCGGCTCCGCGCCCTGGACGGTGGCCGCCGGTTTCGGCGTCGCCGAGTGGGCCGGACTGCTGTTCCTCGCCGCCTTCTGCACGCTCTTCGCGTTCTTCGTCCAGATGTGGGCGGTCCGGCGCACCTCGCCGTCCCGGGTCAGCCTGCTGCTCGGCACCGAACCCCTGTGGGCCGCCGCCGTCGGCATCGCCATCGGGGGCGAGCGGCTCGGGATCCTCGGGGCGGTGGGCGCCGTGCTGGTCCTGGCCGGAACGGCCTGGGGGCGGCGCGGCGCACAGGCCTGAACCGGCCACGCCCGACCGCGTCCGCCGGCCGGAGGGTTGGAACACCCAGCGCCGAGGTAGGGACTCGCACGGGGGCGCGGCCGCTCCCGTTGTTGTCACGCGCCGGCCACGGCCCGCACCCGGTCGACGCGGCCCGGCCTCCGAAAGGAACCGCAGTGACCACCGACGCGATACTGGATCTGGGCGCACTCGGCGAGTCGTTCACCCGCGACCCGTACCCCTACTACGCCGAACTCCGCGCCAGGGGACCGGTCCACCGGGTGGTCCTGCCCGGCGGCACGCCCGCCTGGCTCGTGGTGGGGTACGAAGCCGGGCGCGAACTCCTCGCCGACCAGCGGCTGTCCAAGGCGTGGAGGAACGCCTCACCGCTCCTCAACCTCCAGCAGATGACGGCCGGACCGTCGATGCTCAGCTCCGACGCCCCGGACCACACCCGGCTCCGCAAGCTGGTGAGCCGCGAGTTCACGCCACGCCGGATGGAACAACTCGTCCCGCGCGTCCAGCGCATGACGGACGATCTGCTGGACGCGATGCTCGCGGAGCCTGACCGCCGCACCGATCTCGTCGACGCCCTGTCGTTCCCGCTGCCCATGGCGGTGATCTGCGAACTGCTCGGCGTGCCCGACATGGACCGGGTGAGCTTCAGGGAGTGGTCCAACACCGCCCTCTCCTCCACCGACGCCGAGGCGCGCCGCACCGCCGTCACCTCGATGAACGCCTACATCGCCACGCTGCTCGACGAGAAGCGCAAGCAGCCGGGCGACGACCTGATGAGCGCGCTCATCCACACCGCCGACGAGGAGGGGGACCGGCTCTCCGGTGACGAACTGGCGGGCATGGCATGGCTGTTGCTCGTCGCCGGTCATGAGACCACGGTCAACCTCATCACCAACGGGATGCTTCATCTCCTCGCCCACCCCGACCAGTTGGCGGCCCTGCGCGCCGACCCCGGACTGCTCGGCAACGCGGTGGAGGAGATCCTGCGCTACGACAGCCCCGTCGAGACCCCCACGTTCCGCTTCACCACCGGGCCGCTCGCCGTCGGCGGCGACGTGATCCCGGGCGGTGGTGAGCTCGTCCTCGTCGCGTTGGCGGACGCCAACCGGGACCCCGCCCGTTTCGAGGGCGCGGAACGCTTCGACATCACCCGCGACGCACGCGGCCACATCTCCTTCGGCCACGGCATCCACTACTGCCTCGGCGCACCGCTCGCCCGCGTCGAGGCGAGGGTGGCGATCGGCTCGCTGCTGGCGCGTTGCCCCGGCCTGCGGCTGGACACCGATCCGGAGCGGCTCACCTGGCGTACGGGGATGCTGATCCGGGGCCCCGAGCACCTGCCGATCGCCTGGTAGGCCGCCGGGGCCGGGGGTCAGCCGCCGGGGATCTCGGCGAGCGTCACCGGGCGCCGCTCCCGCCGTGAGCGCTCGCACGCCTCGGCGACCCGCAGCGCCGCCAGGGCCTCCCGGGCGTCGCACGGGTTGTCGGCCCGGCCCGCCGCCAGCCGGAGGAAGGCGTCGAGCTCCGCCTCGTACGCCGGGGCGAACCGCTCCAGGAAACCGGGCCAGGCCTTCAGCGGCGCGTCCGGGCCGCCCGGTTCCACCGAGGTGAGCGGGGTGCGGTCGTCCAGGCCCACCGCGATCTGGTCCAGGTCGCCCGCCAGCTCCATCCGTACGTCGTACCCGGCACCGTTGCACCGGGTCGCCGTGGCCGTCACCAGGGTCCGGTCGTCCAGGGTCAGCAGGGCGGCGGCCGTCGACACGTCCCCCGCCTCGCGGAAGGCCGCCGGCCCCGCGTCCGACCCGGTGGCGTACACCTCGGTGACCTCCCGGCCGGTCACCCACCGCACCATGTCGAAGTCGTGGATGAGGCAGTCGCGGAAGAGCCCGCCGGAGAGCGGGAGGTACGCGGCCGGCGGCGGGGCGGGGTCGGAGGTGACGGCCCGCACCGTGTGCAGCCGGCCGAGCCGGCCCTCGCGGACCGCCTCGCGCGCGGCGAGGTACCCGGCGTCGAAGCGGCGCATGAAGCCGAGCTGGAGGACCGAGCCCGCGGCCTCCACCTCCGCCAGCGCGGCGAGCGTCCCCGGCAGGTCCAGGGCGACCGGCTTCTCGCAGAACGCGGGCAGCCCCGCCCGCGCCGCCCGGCCGATCAGACCGGCGTGGGCGGCCGTCGCGGAGGCGATCACCACCGCGTCCACCCCGCCCGCGAACACCTCGTCGACCTCCACCGCGGTACCGCCCGTACGCGCCGCTGCCGCCGCCGCGCGCGCCGGGTCGGCGTCCGCCACCAGCAGCGACTCCACCGCCGGATGACGGCTGAGCGCCACCGCGTGGAAAGTGCCGATACGTCCCGTTCCGACCAGTCCGATACGCATGGCCTCACCGTGGCGTTCGCCCTGTCGCCGTGTCAAGCACGCGCAAAGGCCCCGCACCCCGCTCCGCAGCCCCCCGCGACCTGGGAAATCGCCCGTGCGCCCGGGCGACACATTCATTTGCCCGGGCCCTGCCGGGTGCCGCCCGTCGAACCTCGGGGATACTTGGGCAGCCGGGCCGGGACTCCACACGTCCGCGGCGCACCAGACGGCACAGTGAGCGGCACAAGAAGGGCACGGCTTCGTGGCAAGGGTTCGGACAGGGGTACGCGCGATGGGCGCCGTGCTGGCAGTGGTGCTCGGGGCCTCCCTCGCGGGATGCAGCAGCACCGGCGGCAGGCGGGCGGAGGAACGCGCGGCAGCATCCCAGGCCGCCTCCGAGGGTCATTCGGCCGTGAACACGCCCCGCTGGACGTTCGCCATGATCACCCACTCGGGTGACGGTGACACCTTCTGGGACATCGTCCAGAAGGGCGCCAAGGAGGCGGCGGGCAAGGACAACATCAACTTCCTGTACTCGCACAACGACGAGGCGCAGCAGCAGGCCCAGCTCGTCCAGGCCGCGATCGACAAGAAGGTCGACGGGATCATCGTCTCGCTCGCCAAGCCCGAGGCGATGAAGGACGTCGTCGCCAAGGCGACCAAGGCCGGCATCCCGGTGATCACCGTGAACTCCGGCTCCGCCGAGTCCAAGGCCTACGGCGCGATCACCCACATCGGCCAGGACGAGTCGATCGCCGGCGAGGCGGTCGGCGACGAGCTGAACACACGCGGCCGCGAGAACGTCCTCTGCGTCCTGCACGAGCAGGGCAACGTCGGCCACGAGCAGCGCTGCGCCGGTGTGAAGAAGAACTTCGAGGGCAAGACCACCAACCTCTACGTCGACGGCACCAACATGCCCGACGTCCAGGCGTCCATCGAGGCCAAGCTCCAGACCGACAAGAGCATCGACGCCGTCGTCACCCTCGGCGCCCCCTTCGCCGACGCGGCCGTGCAGGCCAAGAACTCCGCCGGCAGCGACGCCGAGATCGACACCTTCGACCTGAACGCCAAGGTCGCCGCCGGCCTCAAGGCCAAGACGCTCGGCTTCGCCGTCGACCAGCAGCCCTTCCTCCAGGGCTACGAGGCCGTCGACCTGCTCTGGCTCTACCGCTTCAACCGCAACGTCCTCGGCGGCGGCCTGCCCGTCCTCACCGGCCCGCAGGTCATCACGGCCGCCGACGCCGACGAGCTCGCCGAGTACACCGCCCGGGGCACCCGATGACGGGAACCGGACAGCCCACGGCCCCCGCCCCGGCCTCGGGCAGCACCGACGAGCGGCTGCTGCGCACCTCACCGCTGCGCAGGCTCCTGGGCCGCCCAGAGCTGGGCTCGGTCGTCGGCGCCCTCGCCGTCTTCCTCTTCTTCGCCGTCGTCGCCGACAGCTTCCTCCAGCTGTCCAGCTTCGGCACCGTGCTCTACGCGGCCTCCACCATCGGGATCATGGCCGCGCCGGTCGCGCTGCTGATGATCGGCGGGGAGTTCGACCTCTCGGCCGGTGTCATGGTGACCAGCTCGGCGCTGGTCTCCTCGATGTTCAGCTACCAGATGACCGCCAACGTCTGGGTCGGCGTCTTCGTCTCGCTCCTGGTCACCCTGGCCTTCGGCGCGTTCAACGGGTTCATGCTGACCCGGACGAAGCTGCCGAGCTTCATCATCACGCTCGGCACCTTCCTCATGCTGACCGGCCTCAACCTCGGTCTCACCAAGCTCATCAGCGGCACCGTGTCGACCAAGGGCATCGGCGACATGTGGGGCTTCGACTCCGCCCACGCGGTCTTCGCCTCGCAGCTCACCCTCGGCGGCGTCGAGCTGAAGGTGACGATCCTGTGGTGGCTGGTCCTGGTCGCCGTCGCCACCTGGATCCTGATCCGCACCCGCTTCGGCAACTGGATCTTCGCGGTCGGCGGCGACGAGAGCGCGGCCCGCGCGGTCGGCGTCCCCGTGATCCGTACCAAGATCGGCCTCTACCTCGGAGTGGCCTTCGCCGCCTGGGTCTCCGGCCAGCACCTGCTCTTCAGTTTCGACGTGGTCCAGTCCGGCGAGGGCGTCGGCAACGAGCTGATCTACATCATCGCGGCCGTCATCGGCGGCTGCCTGATCACCGGCGGCTACGGCTCCGCGATCGGCTCGGCCGTCGGCGCCATCATCTTCGGCATGACCAGCAAGGGCATCGTCTACGCCGAGTGGAACCCGGACTGGTTCAAGTTCTTCCTCGGAGCGATGCTGCTCCTGGCCACCCTGCTCAACGCATGGGTACGCAAGCGCGCGGAGGCGACGACATGACGGCCCCGGCCCCCCGGACAACGGCCCCCCAGGCGCTGGTCCGGCTCGACCACGTCAGCAAGTACTACGGCAGCATCAAGGCGCTGACCGACGTCTCGCTGGAGGTCCACGCCGGTGAGATCACCTGCGTGCTCGGTGACAACGGCGCCGGCAAGTCCACCCTCATCAAGATCATCGCCGGTCTGCACCGGCACGACGAGGGCACCTTCCGGATCGAGGACGAGGAGACCACCCTGGTCAACCCGCGCGACGCCCTGGACCGGGGCATCGCCACCGTCTACCAGGACCTCGCCGTCGTCCCGCTCATGCCGGTCTGGCGCAACTTCTTCCTCGGCTCGGAGCCGACCACCGGATCCGGCCCGTTCAAGCGCCTGGACGTCCGGCTGATGCGCGAGACGACCCGCGCCGAACTGCACCGCATGGGCATCGACCTGCGCGACGTCGACCAGCCGATCGGCACCCTCTCCGGCGGCGAGCGGCAGTGCGTGGCCATCGCCCGGGCCGTCCACTTCGGCGCCAAGGTCCTCGTCCTGGACGAGCCGACGGCGGCGCTCGGCGTCAAGCAGTCCGGAGTCGTACTGAAGTACGTCGCCGCCGCCCGGGACGCGGGACTCGGAGTGGTCCTCATCACGCACAACCCCCACCACGCCTACCTCGTCGGCGACCGGTTCGTCCTCCTCAAGCGCGGCGCGATGGCCGGCAGCCACACCAAGGGCGACGTCACCCTCGACGAGCTGACCCGGCAGATGGCGGGCGGCAGCGAGCTCGACGAGCTCAGCCACGAGCTGGAGCGCGCCCCCGCGCCGACCTCCATCGGCGGCCACCCGGTGGACGACGACACCGAGTGACCGGGCGGCGGCCCGGCCACGGCGGAAACCGCCGAGGCGGCTGTGGGCGGACGGCAGTGGCAGAATCGATCGAGGTGGGCGCCGTC from the Streptomyces sp. NBC_01335 genome contains:
- a CDS encoding DUF5955 family protein encodes the protein MGQKRVTGSSEDPRVTELRTAVSRLRRELAGHPAEFSDRGIAEEELAALDAMAVSGVPEIPRLRRSLLLIAGSIGSVSALAPGLRAVRNAVDLFGEPPRG
- a CDS encoding IclR family transcriptional regulator; the encoded protein is MPPSDASTSDSKTAGSSGGVQSLERAFDLLERMADAGGEVGLSELSTTSGLPLPTIHRLMRTLVLCGYVRQQPNRRYALGPRLIRLGESASRLLGTWARPYLQHLVEETGETANMALLDGDEVVYVAQAPSKHSMRMFTEVGRRVLPHSTGVGKALLAHASPEEVRALLARTGMPAATEKTITTPDGFLEALEQVRHAGYAIDDNEQEIGVRCLAVAVPDSPTAAAISISGPAGRVTEAATERIVPILQQTAKDLSKALGRV
- the allB gene encoding allantoinase AllB translates to MRKDLNADGDEDGRTHTGLLLRSTRVVTPTGTRPAAVAVLGGRIESVLPYDTHVPPGVRLEDLGDRALLPGLVDTHVHVNDPGRTEWEGFWTATRAAAAGGITTLLDMPLNSLPPTTTVQNLRTKQRVAAPKAHVDTGFWGGAIPANAKDLRALHEAGVFGFKCFLSPSGVEEFPHLDQEGLGRSLAEIAGFGGLLIVHAEDPGHLDTAPQRSGPAYADFLASRPRAAENAAIEGLIAHARRLDARVHVLHLSSGDALPLIAAAQREGVRVTVESCPHFLTLTAEEVPDGATEFKCCPPIREAANQDALWQGLADGVISCIVSDHSPCTTDLKTPDFASAWGGISSLQLGLPAIWTEARRRGHSLDDVARWMSTGPALLAGLDRKGAIEPGRDADFAVLDPEATFTVDPAVLHHRNRVTAYAGRTLHGVVTSTWLRGERIVHDGVFTEPSGRLLERNH
- the alc gene encoding allantoicase yields the protein MTESEPPRWTGDALPYTGGDPYADYRTPGPAGFPFGHLVDLAGRQLGAGVIAANDEFFAERENLLKPGPAVFDPERFGHKGKIMDGWETRRRRGASADRPHPEDDDHDWALVRLGAPGIVRGLVVDTAHFRGNYPRAVSVEATALPGSPSPEELLAPDVKWTTLVPRTEIAGHAANGFTVSAEQRFTHLRVNQHPDGGIARLRVHGEVAPDPAWLTALGTFDLLALENGGRVEDASDRFYSPATNSIQPGRSRQMDDGWETRRRRDRGNDWIRYTLPAQAEIRAVEIDTAYLKGNAAGWATLSLCDEAEGADEAWTEFLPRTRLQPDTNHRFVLETPVRATRVRVDIFPDGGISRLRLFGSLTGTGASRLAARHHELGG
- a CDS encoding putative quinol monooxygenase, which translates into the protein MIFIAVKFTVLVAERDNWLPAMEEFTLATRSEPGNLFFDWSYSVENPNQFVLLEAFASAEAGEAHVKSDHFQAAIKTMSSLVAEVPEIINVEVPGEGWSRMGEVAPVNR
- a CDS encoding aldo/keto reductase, giving the protein MSAVPQLPLLDHRTLPAVGLGTYPLDDDEAEKAVAGALGLGYRLVDSAKNYGNERGTGRGIARSGVPREEITVTTKVPGRHHGYEETLASFEESRAALDVEYVDLYLIHWPLPRVDKYVDTWKAMIKLREDGLVRSIGVSNFTPAQLDRLERETGVVPAVNQIELHPLLPQDELREVHAAKGIVTEAWSPLARGREVLEAPETVAIAREHGVTPGQVVLRWHTQLGVVPIPKSADPGRQRENLDLFGFELTPDQLDRIGSGKQHRFGGDPDDHEEF
- a CDS encoding DMT family transporter, with product MSAVAVPTAAPSRPAWATDLPVLAVAVVWGASYLAAKGITTPGTVVAVLVLRFAIVLPVLVVAGARGLKALTAAQWRGAGLLGLVLSGIFLLETYGIVHTSATNAGLIISLTMIFTPLAESAVTRTRPTGRFLLAAGLSVLGVVLLTQGGGFTSPSGGDLLMLLAALARTVHVLAMARIKAVQSADSLSLTTVQLGGAVAVFAVLAAVPGTGSAPWTVAAGFGVAEWAGLLFLAAFCTLFAFFVQMWAVRRTSPSRVSLLLGTEPLWAAAVGIAIGGERLGILGAVGAVLVLAGTAWGRRGAQA